A portion of the Corticium candelabrum chromosome 5, ooCorCand1.1, whole genome shotgun sequence genome contains these proteins:
- the LOC134179531 gene encoding neogenin-like isoform X1: MRWTDVIVGACFLYLAGAQFYQLLSSPGLEEEPKSVIVKRGRNVSFKCRSNGDVQWFRNDQKLWREDGYEMLENGDLLISNVDRNHEGKYYCMVSVDHVGAVRSRTAELKLRNTDNQWLIPPSNITVYEGNAAYFYCLPNFTISRRGLITIMPNSTSHVYCGHGLGTWNRDRCQLQDSEQFHFLSDGSLLVRNVSSSKNKYEFCCTVTTRYKRKRIRGSTNYIVKRRGIGPKCAYLTVKQSSGVKRALNISVTPRNISVHARSDIFIPCIATGVPSPEVVWTNPDGNEVHVNGLAKGRLEVIEPGVLKIRESRPSDSGVYRCVARNKHGQKKEVTATVVVSNIPKVKSKFNNTIWILRSKAAELHCPIIAQNYHPVASPKITWLVNGTVIQKSLDSQKSKFLLLYDKLHITNVEFSDEGMYQCVVENALGSAQTQTSFRVRTIGPPDAVKNLKFNNVPGDVVLSWSPGYPGCQTATCSIQSYVVEVLKRGRCTGKCSHRIEGHRTSVQLISGGMVDSSDEYQIRVSACSALNECGRPVSRSRLIVVSDKKSNDIRIYTSLATAVNISYQLHVPSHMSFVDNSCKVCVYYTGSLSPPLEFHEWQTKCHKCRTHLPLERQTVEEIVKINDLKPWTEYQVFLKVYGMGMGMTREDFVATSHIAHYHTAMAAPSRAPLLQQAIRLNSTTIKLIFKGIGSNDVRSPSFYYQLNQIEQNQTNVVCKLPMQNRSDADNETISVLIDGSLYGLSPWYDYKLTVQSCCDASKCREWATKADGTFIESIELSRLEALCSMSCTCSEYSVPVVVEPSEIKFESVTNTTIIVSGLSAKVSWEPINSSLIWGYKVNISMESDKQDPYIDNDTTASQLNVTGLRQQSHYKVTVSIWTFDRPTPIKCSQPVTFVTPPELWAPPNYVVVKHGNRMNSVVVSWESSLHSNVTGYMVSYCNSSQQFPISKTNATTNSSIINDLLPNKTYLMKVATMYNGQQGLWSSTCVSYRTSDFVPPPEIRRICIGTDHVQLTVLPCSSPSCQYRSLNISICPSSQSNCFFYNTTFQDMTQSGSSITFFVKTSKSWRARNYSVSLQYANYEGTKPTVWSDSIPVSGDSCLGVQSQNTAGTSGVVSVISVVGVVAAVLILGVVAYYVRLRVQNKYDAGSSRVATKKHKFSTTSSVGPVDKQAAIYTEPDTVVDGQDTDSEGYDTLEEGAQKCEQSDQNRLHNQGDEYSPGHILGLYLGQPPREELVAKKGYRRCWGRRKVHKQDNGMRSQAGDIPLDPLRHPNQNPVNVDKRILDSGSPGTRGRRIGVTVQPEINHIPSPSTQDNSHTNTTADKTSRASKGYMQLDELVTPLGNYKQPEEHHKESQENTDEMSLTENSQITTYCKSHDRLSDTDTSSIDSQLVGCKDQHQLSQNQIAQSDKEFQDMPRPQTKTLHSNYVSRQSIGSLAEDAILSPYLLSQHQKVYTNPTGTSVSRNSTGALSQDMGIASYSPPRRHKSQSDITCDYSSGSSVSRLSVDMGIASYSPPQHHSKSHTTTAGDYVSKLPSGDISGILSHSFPHHPKSQTGIIDRLSVEMGISSHSPLQHHHKPYVTATGDYIARHSSDELSDDMGIASYSPPRHHKSLTDITQIDGSQRNTKPTSLTTGQFSSLLALHHKPHASPACDYMSRTVVGSSEDTKEYAPYSPL, encoded by the exons ATGCGGTGGACGGACGTCATAGTTGGCGCTTGCTTTCTCTATCTGGCGG GTGCGCAATTCTACCAATTGCTGTCGTCGCCAGGGCTGGAGGAGGAACCAAAAAGCGTCATAGTAAAACGAGGACGCAACGTTAGTTTCAAATGTCGTTCGAATGGAGATGTACAGTGGTTTCGCAATGACCAGAAACTTTGGAGAGAAGACGGGTATGAGATGCTAGAGAATGGTGATTTGTTGATTAGTAATGTCGACCGAAACCATGAAGGAAAGTACTACTGTATGGTTAGTGTTGATCACGTAGGAGCGGTGAGAAGTAGAACTGCAGAATTGAAACTTCGAA ACACAGACAATCAGTGGCTAATTCCTCCTTCTAATATTACTGTTTATGAGGGCAATGCAGCCTATTTCTATTGTTTACCCAATTTTACCATCAGTCGACGTGGTTTAATCACCATCATGCCAAACAGCACATCTCACGTGTACTGTGGACATGGGTTAGGGACATGGAACAGAGATCGGTGCCAGTTGCAAGACTCGGAACAGTTTCACTTTCTTTCTGATGGCAGTCTTCTTGTTCGCAATGTGTCATCATCAAAGAACAAATATGAGTTCTGTTGCACTGTAACTACTCGATACAAGCGTAAAAGAATACGAGGATCCACTAATTATATAGTAAAGCGTCGTGGAATAGGACCCAAATGCGCTTACTTAACTGTAAAACAGTCAAGTGGAGTGAAGAGAGCTCTCAACATATCGGTTACACCTAGAAACATCAGTGTGCATGCCAGGAGTGATATTTTTATCCCGTGTATAGCAACCGGAGTTCCATCGCCTGAAGTAGTGTGGACGAACCCTGATGGGAATGAAGTCCACGTGAATGGGCTAGCCAAAGGCAGACTTGAAGTAATAGAACCAGGAGTGCTGAAAATACGAGAGTCAAGACCAAGTGATTCTGGAGTTTATCGTTGTGTGGCAAgaaacaaacatggacaaaaGAAAGAAGTTACTGCAACTGTCGTAGTCTCAA ATATTCCAAAGGTAAAGTCTAAATTCAATAACACTATCTGGATTTTGCGATCAAAGGCAGCAGAACTTCATTGTCCTATTATTGCACAGAATTATCATCCTGTAGCATCTCCCAAGATAACGTGGCTTGTAAATGGCACTGTAATTCAAAAGTCTTTGGATAGTCAAAAGAGCAAGTTTTTATTGTTATACGACAAACTCCACATCACCAATGTAGAGTTTAGTGATGAAGGAATGTACCAGTGTGTGGTAGAGAATGCTCTTGGGAgtgcacagacacagaccTCATTTCGAGTGAGAACTATAG GACCACCAGATGCTGTCAAGAACCTGAAGTTTAACAATGTACCCGGTGATGTTGTGCTGTCGTGGTCTCCTGGATATCCTGGTTGTCAAACAGCAACTTGTTCAATTCAGAGCTATGTTGTTGAAGTGTTGAAACGTGGCAGATGCACAGGGAAGTGCTCACATAGAATTGAAGGCCATCGCACTAGTGTGCAATTGATAAGTGGAGGAATGGTTGACAGCAGTGACGAGTATCAAATTAGAGTAAGTGCATGTTCCGCATTAAATGAGTGTGGGAGACCTGTCAGTAGAAGCAGACTGATTG TTGTTTCTGACAAGAAATCAAATGACATCAGAATTTACACGAGCCTAGCAACTGCTGTCAATATTTCTTATCAGCTACATGTACCTTCCCATATGAGCTTTGTTGATAACAGTTGTAAGGTCTGTGTTTACTACACTGGTTCTCTGTCACCACCACTGGAATTTCATGAG TGGCAAACAAAATGCCATAAGTGTAGAACACATCTTCCTCTAGAAAGGCAAACAGTGGAGGAAATAGTGAAAATCAATGATTTGAAACCTTGGACTGAGTACCAGGTTTTCTTGAAAGTTTATGGAATGGGAATGGGTATGACACGTGAGGATTTTGTGGCAACGTCTCACATAGCACACTATCACACAGCTATGGCAG CACCATCTCGGGCACCATTACTTCAGCAGGCTATAAGACTGAATTCAACCACCATCAAACTTATATTCAAG GGTATTGGTTCAAATGATGTCAGAAGTCCATCATTCTACTATCAGCTCAATCAAATTGAACAGAATCAGACGAATGTTGTCTGCAAGCTGCCCATGCAAAACAGATCAGATGCTGACAATGAAACTATTAGTGTACTCATTGATGGAAGTCTTTATGGCTTGTCTCCATGGTATGACTACAAATTGACAGTGCAAAGTTGCTGCGACGCCAGTAAATGCAGGGAATGGGCAACCAAGGCAGATGGTACTTTCATCGAATCTATAGAATTGTCAAGGCTTGAGGCCTTGTGCAGCATGTCATGTACATGCAGCGAATATTCCGTTCCAGTTGTTGTCGAGCCTAGTGAGATAAAAT TTGAATCAGtcactaacacaacaataatTGTCTCTGGATTGTCAGCTAAAGTATCTTGGGAACCCATCAATAGCAGTTTAATCTGGGGGTACAAAGTGAACATTTCAATGgaatcagacaaacaagatcCGTATATTGACAATGACACTACTGCATCTCAGTTGAATGTTACTGGACTGAGACAGCAGAGTCATTACAAAGTTACAGTGTCTATATGGACATTCGATAGACCAACACCAATCAAGTGCTCTCAGCCGGTCACGTTTGTAACTCCACCTG AACTCTGGGCCCCTCCTAACTACGTTGTTGTTAAACACGGCAACAGGATgaattctgttgttgtttcatGGGAGTCAAGCCTGCATTCTAACGTCACTGGTTACATGGTGAGCTATTGCAATAGCAGTCAGCAGTTTCCTATTTCAAAAACTAATGCCACAACAAACAGCTCTATCATTAATGATTTACTGCCAAACAAGACATATTTAATGAAAGTAGCGACAATGTACAATGGTCAACAAGGTCTGTGGTCTTCAACATGTGTCTCTTACAGGACTTCAG ACTTTGTACCACCTCCTGAAATTCGTCGAATTTGCATTGGTACAGACCATGTTCAACTGACAGTTCTTCCATGTTCCTCACCCTCCTGTCAGTATCGCTCATTGAACATATCTATATGTCCCTCTAGCCAATCAAATTGCTTCTTCTACAATACAACCTTCCAAGATATGACTCAATCTGGAAGCAGCATCACTTTCTTTGTGAAAACGTCGAAGAGTTGGAGAGCTCGCAATTATAGCGTTTCTCTTCAATATGCAAACTACGAGGGAACTAAACCAACAGTCTGGTCTGATAGCATCCCAGTGTCAG GAGATTCATGCTTGGGTGTACAGAGTCAGAATACAGCAG GTACTTCAGGGGTAGTATCTGTTATAAGTGTAGTTGGAGTGGTAGCAGCAGTACTCATCCTTGGTGTGGTTGCCTATTACGTACGTCTAAGAGTGCAAAACAAGTATGATGCTGG AAGCAGTAGGGTTGccacaaaaaaacacaaattttcaACGACGTCAAGCGTTGGACCAGTTGACAAACAG GCCGCCATTTATACAGAACCGGATACTGTTGTTGATGGTCAAGATACAGACAGTGAAGGGTATGATACCCTGGAGGAAGGTGCACAAAAATGTGAACAAAGTGACCAGAATCGTCTTCATAATCAAGGTGATGAGTACTCTCCTGGACATATCCTAGGGTTGTACTTGGGTCAACCTCCAAGAGAAGAACTAGTTGCAAAGAAAGGTTATAGACGGTGTTGGGGAAGACGTAAAGTGcacaaacaagacaatggGATGAGAAGCCAAGCTGGAGATATTCCACTTGATCCATTGAGACACCCTAATCAAAATCCTGTGAATGTGGATAAGCGTATCCTAGACAGTGGAAGTCCTGGCACCAGAGGTCGTCGTATTGGGGTCACAGTCCAGCCAGAAATCAACCACATACCATCACCATCCACCCAAGACAACTCACATACTAACACTACTGCTGACAAGACTAGTAGAGCTTCCAAAGGATACATGCAGTTAGACGAACTAGTTACACCTCTCGGGAACTACAAACAGCCTGAAGAGCATCATAAGGAAAGCCAAGAAAACACAGATGAGATGTCACTGACAGAGAATTCACAGATCACAACATATTGCAAATCACACGACCGGTTGTCCGATACAGATACTTCAAGTATAGATTCACAGTTAGTAGGCTGTAAAGACCAGCACCAATTATCCCAAAATCAAATTGCACAATCTGATAAGGAATTCCAAGATATGCCAAGGCCACAGACAAAGACTTTGCATAGCAATTATGTGTCACGACAGTCTATTGGATCACTAGCAGAAGATGCGATTTTATCACCCTATCTCCTTAGTCAACATCAGAAAGTCTATACTAACCCAACAGGTACATCTGTGTCAAGAAATTCCACCGGGGCACTATCACAAGACATGGGAATAGCTTCATATTCTCCTCCTCGACGTCACAAATCCCAATCAGACATTACTTGTGACTACTCATCAGGAAGCTCTGTTAGCAGACTATCAGTTGATATGGGCATAGCCTCATATTCACCTCCTCAGCATCACAGTAAATCCCACACCACCACTGCTGGTGACTATGTATCTAAACTTCCTAGTGGAGATATATCGGGAATATTGTCACACTCATTTCCTCATCACCCCAAATCCCAGACTGGCATTATTGATAGATTATCAGTCGAGATGGGCATATCCTCACATTCACCTCTTCAGCATCACCATAAACCATATGTCACTGCAACTGGTGACTATATAGCAAGACACTCTAGTGACGAATTGTCAGATGATATGGGAATAGCTTCATACTCACCTCCTCGACACCATAAATCTCTCACAGACATTACACAAATTGATGGGTCTCAAAGAAATACTAAACCAACTTCACTAACTACTGGGCAATTTTCATCTTTGTTAGCCTTGCATCATAAACCTCATGCCAGCCCTGCTTGTGACTACATGTCAAGAACAGTTGTGGGATCATCAGAAGACACAAAAGAATATGCTCCATACTCTCCTCTttga
- the LOC134179531 gene encoding neogenin-like isoform X2 gives MRWTDVIVGACFLYLAGAQFYQLLSSPGLEEEPKSVIVKRGRNVSFKCRSNGDVQWFRNDQKLWREDGYEMLENGDLLISNVDRNHEGKYYCMVSVDHVGAVRSRTAELKLRNTDNQWLIPPSNITVYEGNAAYFYCLPNFTISRRGLITIMPNSTSHVYCGHGLGTWNRDRCQLQDSEQFHFLSDGSLLVRNVSSSKNKYEFCCTVTTRYKRKRIRGSTNYIVKRRGIGPKCAYLTVKQSSGVKRALNISVTPRNISVHARSDIFIPCIATGVPSPEVVWTNPDGNEVHVNGLAKGRLEVIEPGVLKIRESRPSDSGVYRCVARNKHGQKKEVTATVVVSNIPKVKSKFNNTIWILRSKAAELHCPIIAQNYHPVASPKITWLVNGTVIQKSLDSQKSKFLLLYDKLHITNVEFSDEGMYQCVVENALGSAQTQTSFRVRTIGPPDAVKNLKFNNVPGDVVLSWSPGYPGCQTATCSIQSYVVEVLKRGRCTGKCSHRIEGHRTSVQLISGGMVDSSDEYQIRVSACSALNECGRPVSRSRLIVVSDKKSNDIRIYTSLATAVNISYQLHVPSHMSFVDNSCKVCVYYTGSLSPPLEFHEWQTKCHKCRTHLPLERQTVEEIVKINDLKPWTEYQVFLKVYGMGMGMTREDFVATSHIAHYHTAMAAPSRAPLLQQAIRLNSTTIKLIFKGIGSNDVRSPSFYYQLNQIEQNQTNVVCKLPMQNRSDADNETISVLIDGSLYGLSPWYDYKLTVQSCCDASKCREWATKADGTFIESIELSRLEALCSMSCTCSEYSVPVVVEPSEIKFESVTNTTIIVSGLSAKVSWEPINSSLIWGYKVNISMESDKQDPYIDNDTTASQLNVTGLRQQSHYKVTVSIWTFDRPTPIKCSQPVTFVTPPELWAPPNYVVVKHGNRMNSVVVSWESSLHSNVTGYMVSYCNSSQQFPISKTNATTNSSIINDLLPNKTYLMKVATMYNGQQGLWSSTCVSYRTSDFVPPPEIRRICIGTDHVQLTVLPCSSPSCQYRSLNISICPSSQSNCFFYNTTFQDMTQSGSSITFFVKTSKSWRARNYSVSLQYANYEGTKPTVWSDSIPVSGDSCLGVQSQNTAGTSGVVSVISVVGVVAAVLILGVVAYYVRLRVQNKSSRVATKKHKFSTTSSVGPVDKQAAIYTEPDTVVDGQDTDSEGYDTLEEGAQKCEQSDQNRLHNQGDEYSPGHILGLYLGQPPREELVAKKGYRRCWGRRKVHKQDNGMRSQAGDIPLDPLRHPNQNPVNVDKRILDSGSPGTRGRRIGVTVQPEINHIPSPSTQDNSHTNTTADKTSRASKGYMQLDELVTPLGNYKQPEEHHKESQENTDEMSLTENSQITTYCKSHDRLSDTDTSSIDSQLVGCKDQHQLSQNQIAQSDKEFQDMPRPQTKTLHSNYVSRQSIGSLAEDAILSPYLLSQHQKVYTNPTGTSVSRNSTGALSQDMGIASYSPPRRHKSQSDITCDYSSGSSVSRLSVDMGIASYSPPQHHSKSHTTTAGDYVSKLPSGDISGILSHSFPHHPKSQTGIIDRLSVEMGISSHSPLQHHHKPYVTATGDYIARHSSDELSDDMGIASYSPPRHHKSLTDITQIDGSQRNTKPTSLTTGQFSSLLALHHKPHASPACDYMSRTVVGSSEDTKEYAPYSPL, from the exons ATGCGGTGGACGGACGTCATAGTTGGCGCTTGCTTTCTCTATCTGGCGG GTGCGCAATTCTACCAATTGCTGTCGTCGCCAGGGCTGGAGGAGGAACCAAAAAGCGTCATAGTAAAACGAGGACGCAACGTTAGTTTCAAATGTCGTTCGAATGGAGATGTACAGTGGTTTCGCAATGACCAGAAACTTTGGAGAGAAGACGGGTATGAGATGCTAGAGAATGGTGATTTGTTGATTAGTAATGTCGACCGAAACCATGAAGGAAAGTACTACTGTATGGTTAGTGTTGATCACGTAGGAGCGGTGAGAAGTAGAACTGCAGAATTGAAACTTCGAA ACACAGACAATCAGTGGCTAATTCCTCCTTCTAATATTACTGTTTATGAGGGCAATGCAGCCTATTTCTATTGTTTACCCAATTTTACCATCAGTCGACGTGGTTTAATCACCATCATGCCAAACAGCACATCTCACGTGTACTGTGGACATGGGTTAGGGACATGGAACAGAGATCGGTGCCAGTTGCAAGACTCGGAACAGTTTCACTTTCTTTCTGATGGCAGTCTTCTTGTTCGCAATGTGTCATCATCAAAGAACAAATATGAGTTCTGTTGCACTGTAACTACTCGATACAAGCGTAAAAGAATACGAGGATCCACTAATTATATAGTAAAGCGTCGTGGAATAGGACCCAAATGCGCTTACTTAACTGTAAAACAGTCAAGTGGAGTGAAGAGAGCTCTCAACATATCGGTTACACCTAGAAACATCAGTGTGCATGCCAGGAGTGATATTTTTATCCCGTGTATAGCAACCGGAGTTCCATCGCCTGAAGTAGTGTGGACGAACCCTGATGGGAATGAAGTCCACGTGAATGGGCTAGCCAAAGGCAGACTTGAAGTAATAGAACCAGGAGTGCTGAAAATACGAGAGTCAAGACCAAGTGATTCTGGAGTTTATCGTTGTGTGGCAAgaaacaaacatggacaaaaGAAAGAAGTTACTGCAACTGTCGTAGTCTCAA ATATTCCAAAGGTAAAGTCTAAATTCAATAACACTATCTGGATTTTGCGATCAAAGGCAGCAGAACTTCATTGTCCTATTATTGCACAGAATTATCATCCTGTAGCATCTCCCAAGATAACGTGGCTTGTAAATGGCACTGTAATTCAAAAGTCTTTGGATAGTCAAAAGAGCAAGTTTTTATTGTTATACGACAAACTCCACATCACCAATGTAGAGTTTAGTGATGAAGGAATGTACCAGTGTGTGGTAGAGAATGCTCTTGGGAgtgcacagacacagaccTCATTTCGAGTGAGAACTATAG GACCACCAGATGCTGTCAAGAACCTGAAGTTTAACAATGTACCCGGTGATGTTGTGCTGTCGTGGTCTCCTGGATATCCTGGTTGTCAAACAGCAACTTGTTCAATTCAGAGCTATGTTGTTGAAGTGTTGAAACGTGGCAGATGCACAGGGAAGTGCTCACATAGAATTGAAGGCCATCGCACTAGTGTGCAATTGATAAGTGGAGGAATGGTTGACAGCAGTGACGAGTATCAAATTAGAGTAAGTGCATGTTCCGCATTAAATGAGTGTGGGAGACCTGTCAGTAGAAGCAGACTGATTG TTGTTTCTGACAAGAAATCAAATGACATCAGAATTTACACGAGCCTAGCAACTGCTGTCAATATTTCTTATCAGCTACATGTACCTTCCCATATGAGCTTTGTTGATAACAGTTGTAAGGTCTGTGTTTACTACACTGGTTCTCTGTCACCACCACTGGAATTTCATGAG TGGCAAACAAAATGCCATAAGTGTAGAACACATCTTCCTCTAGAAAGGCAAACAGTGGAGGAAATAGTGAAAATCAATGATTTGAAACCTTGGACTGAGTACCAGGTTTTCTTGAAAGTTTATGGAATGGGAATGGGTATGACACGTGAGGATTTTGTGGCAACGTCTCACATAGCACACTATCACACAGCTATGGCAG CACCATCTCGGGCACCATTACTTCAGCAGGCTATAAGACTGAATTCAACCACCATCAAACTTATATTCAAG GGTATTGGTTCAAATGATGTCAGAAGTCCATCATTCTACTATCAGCTCAATCAAATTGAACAGAATCAGACGAATGTTGTCTGCAAGCTGCCCATGCAAAACAGATCAGATGCTGACAATGAAACTATTAGTGTACTCATTGATGGAAGTCTTTATGGCTTGTCTCCATGGTATGACTACAAATTGACAGTGCAAAGTTGCTGCGACGCCAGTAAATGCAGGGAATGGGCAACCAAGGCAGATGGTACTTTCATCGAATCTATAGAATTGTCAAGGCTTGAGGCCTTGTGCAGCATGTCATGTACATGCAGCGAATATTCCGTTCCAGTTGTTGTCGAGCCTAGTGAGATAAAAT TTGAATCAGtcactaacacaacaataatTGTCTCTGGATTGTCAGCTAAAGTATCTTGGGAACCCATCAATAGCAGTTTAATCTGGGGGTACAAAGTGAACATTTCAATGgaatcagacaaacaagatcCGTATATTGACAATGACACTACTGCATCTCAGTTGAATGTTACTGGACTGAGACAGCAGAGTCATTACAAAGTTACAGTGTCTATATGGACATTCGATAGACCAACACCAATCAAGTGCTCTCAGCCGGTCACGTTTGTAACTCCACCTG AACTCTGGGCCCCTCCTAACTACGTTGTTGTTAAACACGGCAACAGGATgaattctgttgttgtttcatGGGAGTCAAGCCTGCATTCTAACGTCACTGGTTACATGGTGAGCTATTGCAATAGCAGTCAGCAGTTTCCTATTTCAAAAACTAATGCCACAACAAACAGCTCTATCATTAATGATTTACTGCCAAACAAGACATATTTAATGAAAGTAGCGACAATGTACAATGGTCAACAAGGTCTGTGGTCTTCAACATGTGTCTCTTACAGGACTTCAG ACTTTGTACCACCTCCTGAAATTCGTCGAATTTGCATTGGTACAGACCATGTTCAACTGACAGTTCTTCCATGTTCCTCACCCTCCTGTCAGTATCGCTCATTGAACATATCTATATGTCCCTCTAGCCAATCAAATTGCTTCTTCTACAATACAACCTTCCAAGATATGACTCAATCTGGAAGCAGCATCACTTTCTTTGTGAAAACGTCGAAGAGTTGGAGAGCTCGCAATTATAGCGTTTCTCTTCAATATGCAAACTACGAGGGAACTAAACCAACAGTCTGGTCTGATAGCATCCCAGTGTCAG GAGATTCATGCTTGGGTGTACAGAGTCAGAATACAGCAG GTACTTCAGGGGTAGTATCTGTTATAAGTGTAGTTGGAGTGGTAGCAGCAGTACTCATCCTTGGTGTGGTTGCCTATTACGTACGTCTAAGAGTGCAAAACAA AAGCAGTAGGGTTGccacaaaaaaacacaaattttcaACGACGTCAAGCGTTGGACCAGTTGACAAACAG GCCGCCATTTATACAGAACCGGATACTGTTGTTGATGGTCAAGATACAGACAGTGAAGGGTATGATACCCTGGAGGAAGGTGCACAAAAATGTGAACAAAGTGACCAGAATCGTCTTCATAATCAAGGTGATGAGTACTCTCCTGGACATATCCTAGGGTTGTACTTGGGTCAACCTCCAAGAGAAGAACTAGTTGCAAAGAAAGGTTATAGACGGTGTTGGGGAAGACGTAAAGTGcacaaacaagacaatggGATGAGAAGCCAAGCTGGAGATATTCCACTTGATCCATTGAGACACCCTAATCAAAATCCTGTGAATGTGGATAAGCGTATCCTAGACAGTGGAAGTCCTGGCACCAGAGGTCGTCGTATTGGGGTCACAGTCCAGCCAGAAATCAACCACATACCATCACCATCCACCCAAGACAACTCACATACTAACACTACTGCTGACAAGACTAGTAGAGCTTCCAAAGGATACATGCAGTTAGACGAACTAGTTACACCTCTCGGGAACTACAAACAGCCTGAAGAGCATCATAAGGAAAGCCAAGAAAACACAGATGAGATGTCACTGACAGAGAATTCACAGATCACAACATATTGCAAATCACACGACCGGTTGTCCGATACAGATACTTCAAGTATAGATTCACAGTTAGTAGGCTGTAAAGACCAGCACCAATTATCCCAAAATCAAATTGCACAATCTGATAAGGAATTCCAAGATATGCCAAGGCCACAGACAAAGACTTTGCATAGCAATTATGTGTCACGACAGTCTATTGGATCACTAGCAGAAGATGCGATTTTATCACCCTATCTCCTTAGTCAACATCAGAAAGTCTATACTAACCCAACAGGTACATCTGTGTCAAGAAATTCCACCGGGGCACTATCACAAGACATGGGAATAGCTTCATATTCTCCTCCTCGACGTCACAAATCCCAATCAGACATTACTTGTGACTACTCATCAGGAAGCTCTGTTAGCAGACTATCAGTTGATATGGGCATAGCCTCATATTCACCTCCTCAGCATCACAGTAAATCCCACACCACCACTGCTGGTGACTATGTATCTAAACTTCCTAGTGGAGATATATCGGGAATATTGTCACACTCATTTCCTCATCACCCCAAATCCCAGACTGGCATTATTGATAGATTATCAGTCGAGATGGGCATATCCTCACATTCACCTCTTCAGCATCACCATAAACCATATGTCACTGCAACTGGTGACTATATAGCAAGACACTCTAGTGACGAATTGTCAGATGATATGGGAATAGCTTCATACTCACCTCCTCGACACCATAAATCTCTCACAGACATTACACAAATTGATGGGTCTCAAAGAAATACTAAACCAACTTCACTAACTACTGGGCAATTTTCATCTTTGTTAGCCTTGCATCATAAACCTCATGCCAGCCCTGCTTGTGACTACATGTCAAGAACAGTTGTGGGATCATCAGAAGACACAAAAGAATATGCTCCATACTCTCCTCTttga
- the LOC134179532 gene encoding signal recognition particle 9 kDa protein-like yields MPYIPSWDEFVRAAEEIYQANPYKARYVVKYRHCQSKLELKVTDDIQCVKYRTDQAQDIKRLEKLNNSLMRMMVSKPSEIKQ; encoded by the exons ATGCCTTACATTCCTTCTTGGGACGAATTTGTTAGGGCTGCGGAGGAGATCTACCAAGCTAATCCTTACAAG GCTCGCTACGTAGTGAAATATCGACATtgtcaaagcaaactagaacTAAAAGTAACTGACGACATTCAA TGCGTGAAGTATCGTACAGATCAAGCTCAAGACATAAAGCGGCTGGAAAAACTAAATAACTCACTAATGAGAATGATGGTATCCAAACCTTCTGAAATCAAACAATAG
- the LOC134179533 gene encoding uncharacterized protein LOC134179533, with protein sequence MSKKNDGRKKESLSLGLRDVSKYSKAIAKSKHQKHGLAFQSRQPKKTRNFLKSSEVTVTVNTEGLKVRKKAGSGKQGRNLKSKHQEDKRELEKGNDTLIRTSVADTLVEKSSEHIIAEMDDSSMPDVTLKRLDNSTSADAEDFSIEFYYQEDKVNETKQKDADKHHHASRISTKGNDRKEHHSSKPCKHKLVKF encoded by the exons ATGAGCAAGAAAAACGATGGAAGAAAAAAGGAGTCACTTTCTTTGGGACTGAGAGATGTCTCGAAATATTCTAAAG CTATAGCTAAGAGCAAACACCAAAAACATGGACTGGCGTTCCAGTCAAGACAG CCCAAGAAGACTCGGAATTTTTTGAAATCGTCTGAGGTGACAGTAACAGTCAATACAGAGGGGTTGAAAGTTAGAAAAAAAGCTGGAAGCG GAAAACAAGGAAGGAACCTGAAATCAAAACACCAGGAGGATAAAAGGGAGCTTGAGAAAGGAAATGATACGCTTATTAGGACAAGTGTAGCTGATACACTTGTTGAGAAGTCGTCTGAACATATAATTGCTGAGATGGATG ATTCCAGTATGCCTGATGTTACGTTGAAGCGTCTAGACAATTCTACTAGTGCAGATGCTGAAGATTTCTCGATAGAGTTTTATTATCAAGAAGATAAAGTAAATGAGACCAAACAGAAGGATGCTGACAAACATCATCATGCCAGTAGAATAAGTACTAAAGGCAATGATAGAAAAGAGCATCATAGTTCTAAGCCTTGTAAACACAAACTGGTGAAATTTTAA